The stretch of DNA TGTTCAATGGTTTGAACAAAGTAAAATCTCCTGCTTCTCCTTCAAACAATTGAACGTTCACAGGAATTTCAATGAACACAGGTCCGGGCTCTCCTGAGACTGCGATGGAATAGGCTTCAAATATAGTTGGAATAATATCTCTGTGATCTCTGATTAAAAAAGTTTTTTTAGTAATGCCTTCTAATAATTTGCATTGATCAAGCTCATGCAATTGAAAATGTCTTCCGCTCTCTCTGTGTATCCCACCTGAAATTACAAGAAGAGGAATTCCATCTAAGAAAGCTTCTCCGATTCCGCTCATCGCATGTGTGATACCGGCAGCGGGGACGGTCACAATCACACCAATTGAATCAGATGTTCTACTGATTGCCTCTGCCATGAAAGCTCCACCGCCTTCATGCGTAACTAAAATCGGTTTGATTTTTTTGGATTGATTGAGTTGGTCATAAAATTCTGTATTATGGACACCCGGTATTCCAAATGTAAATTGAATGGGTAATT from Leptospiraceae bacterium encodes:
- a CDS encoding thiamine pyrophosphate-binding protein gives rise to the protein MKKTGAYLAVYALEQLPIQFTFGIPGVHNTEFYDQLNQSKKIKPILVTHEGGGAFMAEAISRTSDSIGVIVTVPAAGITHAMSGIGEAFLDGIPLLVISGGIHRESGRHFQLHELDQCKLLEGITKKTFLIRDHRDIIPTIFEAYSIAVSGEPGPVFIEIPVNVQLFEGEAGDFTLFKPLN